The following are from one region of the Oncorhynchus nerka isolate Pitt River linkage group LG8, Oner_Uvic_2.0, whole genome shotgun sequence genome:
- the si:cabz01007807.1 gene encoding uncharacterized protein si:cabz01007807.1 isoform X3, with protein MDKEEEREGAQSEPVEGFLGERRPSIMRLQGMLRRVSQSPFRKQYRTPIPSTSESRDSSDTRLKQNGINRSLSKENPFYSYMKESSSVTIDGDTKNQDSEVLRGQSLGTVFAPPPEVRSTPEGLQPDKQTGDNLQTTPSDQPTYIFKTMSERRSPDLFETTALTQNTPNVSHSPLFVTPAERLELWATPSNQQDLFKTQPSKTSNPFQAPPTKGDYQFKAPPTKGESLFNAPPTKGDDLFQAPLSIPKDPFQSTPSDTPNLMQATPTGSFDPFHIPSSNATPDIFQPLPSRTWDIFHSSPSDVFQSASFSTDSTVKQSTPLFQTSPGQKTDIFSGSDFEKTAELFNASLSNTQDFNLATPSDEQYDIFLMTPHGTKHVLQPTSTATKHGTLHARSLSPTQAFNGTPQVKTSNSPPKPPPQKRQPKLPSRTEAERPDPKPGPQTKNTAQDNEVEVFENIILTGQERCVEDWPENSPELNPDWKPSGKLRLRRESMKVASDSDGGSVEELEEDGAGKRAKTKRGRTFKVSFLSRRGSKDKYSEDLKDSDSGTLRRGSKERFSESKDGESNSLRWRSKGGFLDEDFPKKGVDVFSADYEDKENYMEHGKPKKSFKFKMPLVHRRGSKDRFSADHLEKASGLHLPQHRANEGLLDDDFPQKEVGFISAEENEDEEDSKQALGLDENSEEEPEERDGTGGFKKSKGVKIKFVPHRGFAICLEKDEPTGAHEYTPRRGSKIHEKPLDELKGAHGYTPRKESKVNIFEETEEVKGYTPQSHPKQSFLDDYLPEKGAGFSSAGAVEEYQQNVMEDCKPKKPFKLKLLHMNRRKSGSAEENSQTSSTQQYSPQRRSEEGFLDSDVPQKGADLFYAGQIEDEQNEMEDWKPKKPSKFKNHLASRRKSSQNQEMFPYEKSQIGSERYTPRRASHEGFLDDDTSQRRSDLFSAGGHGDYYGQDDIEDCKPKKSFKFKAPHKHRKETKTKARDERMTEYPPGATSSDYYFSEAAEAEWRSAQIDEQLADGLEDEEKEEEGDTDSLMEWWNTVEQWDELPSDDEDKTVKDDETRSFTLLAEKVHRGLSVFNKVFTERAEVLWQYVIKLYALADDITSFHKKAKIGNITGGTTAAVGGGAAIVGLALAPFTFGASLIITAVGVGVAAAGGITSASATISDNVNNMQDRKKVEVVLEDYEARMEELVKILRFVCEGLYRLRGHPLLRRGTQHYSGDWEVRRAVQMVSLVDRPVLRATEVTEGAAVALRGLFKGMDKYFTKDSRELKKGFKKEVVFKIRQVAQVLHESLMELNAIREELQDANGNI; from the exons ATG gataaggaggaggagagggaaggggcacAGAGTGAGCCGGTGGAGGGTTTTTTGGGGGAGAGAAGACCG AGCATCATGAGACTACAGGGGATGCTGAGGAGAGTTTCCCAGAGTCCCTTCCGCAAACAATACAGG ACTCCTATCCCCTCCACTTCAGAATCCAGAGATTCCTCTGACACTCGCCTGAAGCAG AATGGAATCAATCGTAGCTTGTCAAAAGAGAATCCATTCTACTCTTATATGAAA GAATCCAGCAGTGTGACTATTGACGGGGACACGAAGAATCAGGATTCAGAGGTTCTACGTGGGCAGAGTTTAGGCACCGTCTTTGCTCCTCCGCCTGAGGTCCGGAGCACACCAGAGGGCCTCCAACCTGACAAACAGACAGGCGACAACCTTCAGACCACACCGTCTGACCAGCCCACGTATATCTTCAAAACCATGTCTGAAAGACGGTCACCGGATCTCTTCGAAACAACGGCCCTAACTCAAAACACACCAAATGTGAGCCACAGTCCTTTATTTGTCACACCTGCTGAAAGACTGGAGCTTTGGGCAACTCCTTCGAACCAACAGGACCTATTCAAAACTCAGCCTTCAAAAACATCAAACCCATTCCAAGCTCCTCCAACCAAGGGAGATTACCAATTCAAAGCACCACCCACCAAGGGAGAGTCCCTATTCAATGCTCCTCCCACCAAGGGAGATGACCTTTTCCAAGCCCCTTTGTCCATTCCAAAGGACCCCTTCCAATCCACTCCTTCTGACACTCCCAATCTCATGCAAGCCACGCCTACTGGGTCATTTGACCCTTTCCACATTCCCTCTTCCAATGCGACACCAGACATCTTTCAGCCCCTGCCTTCCAGGACATGGGACATTTTCCATTCCTCACCCAGTGACGTCTTTCAGAGTGCTTCTTTCAGTACTGACTCTACAGTCAAGCAGTCCACACCTTTATTCCAGACTTCGCCAGGGCAGAAAACAGACATCTTCTCAGGGTCAGATTTTGAGAAGACTGCTGAGCTCTTCAATGCATCACTCTCCAACACGCAGGATTTCAACCTTGCAACACCCTCTGATGAACAGTATGATATCTTCCTGATGACCCCTCACGGAACCAAACATGTTCTCCAACCCACCTCTACTGCCACGAAACATGGTACCCTCCATGCCAGATCCCTGTCCCCCACGCAGGCTTTCAATGGTACCCCCCAG GTGAAGACCTCCAACAGCCCTCCCAAACCACCACCTCAAAAAAGACAGCCCAAGTTACCGAGTCGT ACCGAAGCTGAGCGACCAGATCCTAAACCAGGCCCTCAAACGAAGAACACCGCTCAG GACAACGAAGTGGAGGTATTTGAGAACATTATTTTGACTGGCCAG GAGAGATGTGTGGAGGATTGGCCTGAAAACAGTCCTGAGCTCAATCCTGACTGGAAACCT TCTGGCAAACTGAGGCTTAGGAGGGAGTCGATGAAG GTGGCGTCAGACTCTGATGGGGGGAGTGTAGAAGAACTGGAAGAGGATGGCGCCGGAAAACGTGCGAAAACT AAAAGGGGGAGGACGTTCAAGGTATCCTTTCTTTCCAGAAGAGGGTCAAAG GATAAATATTCTGAAGACCTGAAGGATAGTGACAGCGGCACACTACGTCGAGGATCAAAG GAGAGATTTTCTGAATCCAAGGATGGAGAGAGCAATAGTCTCCGTTGGCGGTCAAAG GGGGGCTTTTTGGATGAAGACTTCCCAAAGAAAGGGGTAGATGTCTTCTCTGCAGATTACGAAGATAAGGAGAATTACATGGAGCACGGCAAGCCG AAGAAATCATTCAAATTCAAAATGCCCCTTGTGCATCGCAGAGGATCTAAG gaTCGGTTTTCAGCTGACCATCTTGAAAAAGCTTCAGGTCTACATTTGCCTCAACATAGAgcgaat GAGGGCTTGCTAGACGATGACTTTCCTCAGAAGGAAGTAGGATTCATATCTGCAGAGGAGAATGAAGATGAAGAAGACTCCAAACAG GCCCTGGGTTTGGATGAGAACTCTGAAGAGGAGCCAGAGGAACGTGATGGGACGGGTGGATTT AAAAAAAGTAAAGGTGTCAAAATTAAGTTTGTGCCTCACAGAGGGTTCGCAATCTGCCTCGAAAAG GATGAACCAACAGGCGCTCATGAATACACACCTCGCAGAGGTTCAAAGATTcat GAGAAACCTCTTGATGAACTTAAAGGTGCCCATGGTTATACACCGCGCAAGGAGTCCAAG GTTAATATTTTTGAGGAAACCGAAGAAGTGAAAGGCTACACCCCGCAGTCACACCCCAAG CAGAGCTTTTTGGATGATTACTTGCCTGAGAAGGGGGCAGGTTTCTCCTCAGCAGGAGCGGTAGAAGAATATCAACAGAATGTGATGGAAGACTGCAAACCG AAGAAACCGTTCAAATTAAAACTCCTACATATGAATCGTCGGAAATCTGGG AGCGCTGAGGAGAATTCTCAGACTAGTAGCACACAACAGTACTCTCCACAAAGGAGATCAGAG GAGGGCTTTCTGGACAGTGATGTGCCTCAGAAGGGAGCAGATCTCTTCTATGCTGGACAGATAGAAGATGAACAGAACGAGATGGAAGACTGGAAACCG AAGAAACCATCGAAATTTAAGAACCACCTTGCAAGTCGGCGCAAGTCAAGCCAAAACCAG GAAATGTTTCCATATGAAAAGTCACAGATTGGTTCCGAGCGCTACACACCTCGACGGGCATCCCAT GAGGGCTTTCTGGACGATGACACTTCTCAGAGGAGGTCGGATCTCTTCTCAGCAGGAGGGCAtggagattattatggacaggaTGATATAGAAGACTGCAAACCG AAGAAATCATTCAAATTTAAAGCCCCTCATAAGCATCGCAAAGAAACTAAg actaaaGCGAGAGATGAAAGGATGACCGAGTACCCACCAGGAGCCACATCTAGTGACTACTACTTTTCAGAGGCTGCAGAG GCTGAGTGGCGTTCTGCTCAGATTGACGAACAGCTTGCAGACGGTCTGGAggatgaggagaaggaggaagagggg GACACTGACAGCTTGATGGAGTGGTGGAACACTGTGGAAC AATGGGATGAGCTACCTTCAGATGATGAAGACAAGACGGTGAAGGACGATGAGACTAG gTCATTCACCCTACTGGCGGAGAAGGTGCACCGCGGCCTGAGTGTCTTCAACAAGGTGTTCACGGAGCGTGCCGAGGTCCTCTGGCAGTACGTCATCAAGCTCTACGCCCTCGCCGACGACATCACCTCCTTCCATAAGAAGGCCAAGATTGGCAACATCACCGGCGGCACCACTGCCGCCGTCGGGGGCGGCGCGGCCATCGTCGGCCTGGCCCTCGCCCCCTTCACCTTCGGCGCCTCGCTCATCATCACGGCTGTGGGCGTCGGAGTGGCGGCGGCCGGAGGGATCACGTCGGCCTCGGCGACCATCTCGGACAACGTGAACAACATGCAGGACAGGAAGAAAGTGGAGGTGGTTCTGGAGGATTATGAGGCGAGGATGGAGGAGTTGGTGAAGATCTTGAGGTTTGTGTGCGAGGGGCTGTATAGACTCAGGGGGCATCCTCTCCTCCGGAGAGGAACCCAGCACTACTCTGGAGACTGGGAGGTCCGCAGGGCCGTTCAAATGGTCAGCCTAGTGGATAGACCTGTGTTGAGGGCCACAGAGGTAACAGAAGGAGCTGCCGTGGCCCTCAGGGGCCTCTTCAAAGGAATGGATAAATACTTCACCAAGGACTCTCGTGAGCTAAAGAAAGGGTTTAAGAAAGAGGTGGTGTTTAAGATTAGGCAAGTAGCTCAGGTGCTGCACGAGAGCCTGATGGAGCTGAATGCTATCAGGGAGGAGCTGCAGGATGCTAATGGCAATATATGA